A section of the Phaseolus vulgaris cultivar G19833 chromosome 8, P. vulgaris v2.0, whole genome shotgun sequence genome encodes:
- the LOC137823375 gene encoding large ribosomal subunit protein eL34, with product MVQRLTYRKRHSYATKSNQHRVVKTPGGKLVYQTTKKRASGPKCPVTGKRIQGIPHLRPAEYKRSRLSRNRRTVNRAYGGVLSGGAVRERIIRAFLVEEQKIVKKVLKIQKTKEKQAAKN from the exons ATGGTGCAGAGGCTCACTTATCGCAAGCGCCACAGCTATGCCACCAAATCGAATCAGCATAGGGTTGTCAAGACCCCTG GTGGGAAGTTGGTGTACCAGACCACTAAGAAGAGGGCTAGTGGACCCAAGTGCCCTGTCACTGGGAAGAGGATCCAAGGG ATCCCGCACTTGAGACCAGCTGAATACAAGAGATCTAGATTGTCTAGAAACCGCAGGACAGTTAACCGAGCCTATGGAGGTGTTTTATCTGGAGGAGCTGTTAGAGAAAG GATTATTCGAGCTTTCCTTGTTGAAGAACAGAAAATTGTGAAAAAGGTATTGAAGATCCAGAAGACAAAAGAAAAGCAGGCAGCAAAGAATTAA